In Gordonia iterans, the following proteins share a genomic window:
- the argH gene encoding argininosuccinate lyase has translation MADDAERTATTNTGALWGGRFSGGPAAAMAALSKSTHFDWALAPYDIAASKAHARVLSRAGLLTDEELAGMLAGLDRLGADVASGEFTAAESDEDVHGALERGLIERVGPELGGRLRAGRSRNDQVATLFRMWLRDALRRVAADVLDLVEALVGQAQAHPGVVMPGKTHLQAAQPVLLGHTLMAHAQPLLRDVSRIVDADRRLAVSPYGSGALAGSSLGLDPAAIAADLGFDAAADNSIDATSSRDFAAESAFVLAMIGVDLSRLSEDVILWSTPEFGYVTLPDAWSTGSSIMPQKKNPDVAELARGKSGRLIGNLAGLLATLKAQPLAYNRDLQEDKEPVFDSVAQLELLLPPMTGMIATLTFHPERMAELAPAGFTLATDIAEWMVRQGVPFRVAHEVAGACVREAEGRGIGLEELSDDDFAAVHPALTPEVRQVLTVSGSIESRNALGGTAPAQVQRQIEVAGDKVAALRAALS, from the coding sequence ATGGCCGATGACGCCGAGCGGACCGCGACCACCAACACCGGAGCACTGTGGGGTGGCCGCTTCTCCGGCGGCCCGGCCGCGGCGATGGCCGCGCTGAGCAAGTCTACGCATTTCGACTGGGCGCTGGCCCCGTACGACATCGCCGCGTCCAAGGCGCACGCGCGCGTGCTGTCGCGGGCCGGACTGCTCACCGACGAGGAGCTCGCGGGCATGCTCGCCGGCCTGGACCGGCTGGGCGCCGACGTCGCCTCGGGCGAGTTCACCGCGGCCGAGTCCGACGAGGACGTGCACGGCGCGCTCGAGCGAGGCCTGATCGAGCGGGTCGGGCCCGAACTGGGCGGCCGGTTGCGCGCCGGCCGGTCTCGCAACGACCAGGTCGCGACCCTGTTCCGCATGTGGCTGCGGGATGCGTTGCGCCGGGTCGCGGCGGACGTGCTGGATCTGGTGGAGGCCCTGGTCGGCCAGGCGCAGGCGCACCCCGGCGTGGTGATGCCGGGTAAGACGCACCTGCAAGCGGCGCAACCGGTGCTGCTCGGCCACACGCTGATGGCGCACGCCCAGCCGCTGCTGCGTGATGTGAGCCGCATCGTCGACGCCGACCGTCGGCTGGCCGTCTCACCGTACGGGTCGGGTGCGCTGGCGGGGTCGTCGCTCGGTCTGGATCCGGCGGCGATCGCCGCCGACCTCGGGTTCGACGCTGCTGCGGACAATTCGATCGACGCCACCTCGTCGCGGGACTTCGCGGCCGAGTCCGCCTTCGTGCTCGCCATGATCGGCGTCGACCTGTCGCGCCTCAGCGAGGACGTGATCCTGTGGAGCACTCCGGAGTTCGGCTACGTGACGCTCCCGGACGCCTGGTCGACCGGAAGCTCGATCATGCCGCAGAAGAAGAATCCCGACGTCGCCGAGCTGGCGCGCGGCAAGTCCGGGCGACTGATCGGCAACCTGGCCGGGCTGCTGGCCACGCTCAAGGCGCAGCCGCTCGCCTACAACCGGGACCTGCAAGAAGACAAGGAACCGGTCTTCGACTCGGTGGCCCAGCTCGAACTGCTCCTCCCGCCGATGACCGGCATGATCGCGACGCTCACCTTCCACCCGGAACGGATGGCCGAACTCGCGCCGGCCGGCTTCACGCTCGCCACCGACATCGCCGAATGGATGGTGCGCCAGGGGGTTCCGTTCCGCGTCGCGCACGAGGTCGCGGGGGCGTGCGTGCGTGAGGCCGAGGGCCGCGGCATCGGCCTCGAGGAGCTGAGCGACGACGATTTCGCGGCCGTGCATCCGGCGCTGACCCCGGAGGTCCGCCAGGTGCTGACGGTGAGCGGATCGATCGAGTCGCGCAACGCACTCGGCGGCACGGCCCCGGCGCAGGTGCAGCGCCAGATCGAGGTGGCCGGCGACAAGGTCGCTGCACTGCGGGCAGCGCTGTCCTGA
- a CDS encoding DUF2200 domain-containing protein, translated as MNARVFAMPFASVYPHYVTKVTKKGRTTEELNRVISWLTGFDDEQIAGFLADGTTFEDFFGAATINPHASSITGSICGYKVQEIADPLMQKIRYLDKLVDELARGRPMEKILRSPKDEE; from the coding sequence ATGAACGCGCGCGTCTTCGCCATGCCCTTCGCCTCGGTGTACCCGCACTACGTCACCAAAGTGACGAAGAAGGGCCGCACCACCGAAGAGCTGAACCGGGTGATCAGCTGGCTCACCGGCTTCGACGACGAGCAGATCGCCGGCTTCCTGGCCGACGGCACCACGTTCGAGGACTTCTTCGGCGCCGCGACGATCAACCCGCACGCGTCGTCGATCACCGGCTCGATCTGCGGGTACAAAGTGCAAGAGATCGCCGACCCGTTGATGCAGAAGATCCGTTACCTGGACAAACTGGTCGACGAACTGGCCAGAGGCCGCCCGATGGAGAAGATTCTCCGCAGCCCGAAAGACGAGGAGTGA
- a CDS encoding arginine repressor: protein MNESADPEHTHLAATRAGRLARIVELLAGQQVRSQLELRQLLADEGIDATQATLSRDLDELGAVKLRAADGGAGVYVVPEDGSPVRGISGGTDRLARVLSDVLVSTDAAGNTAVLRTPPGAAQYLASALDRANLPGVAGTIAGDDTIFVLAREPLTGALLAEQIEELVSR from the coding sequence ATGAACGAGTCCGCCGACCCCGAGCACACGCACCTCGCGGCCACCCGCGCGGGACGGCTGGCACGCATCGTCGAGCTGTTGGCCGGGCAGCAGGTCCGCAGCCAGCTCGAGCTGCGGCAATTGCTCGCGGACGAGGGCATCGACGCCACGCAGGCGACGCTCTCCCGCGACCTCGACGAACTCGGCGCGGTGAAGCTGCGCGCCGCCGACGGCGGGGCGGGCGTCTACGTCGTACCCGAAGACGGAAGCCCGGTGCGGGGCATCTCCGGTGGGACCGACCGCCTGGCCCGGGTGCTCAGTGATGTGCTGGTATCCACCGACGCCGCCGGGAACACCGCGGTGCTCCGCACACCGCCGGGGGCGGCGCAGTACCTCGCGAGTGCGCTGGACCGGGCCAACCTCCCGGGCGTCGCCGGGACGATCGCCGGAGACGACACGATCTTCGTGCTGGCCCGGGAACCGCTGACCGGGGCCCTGCTCGCCGAACAGATCGAGGAGCTGGTCTCCCGATGA
- the argF gene encoding ornithine carbamoyltransferase: MTVRHFLRDDDLTPAEQREVLDLAAELKADPFGRTPLAGPRSVGVIFDKNSTRTRFSFEVGITQLGGHAVVVDGTKTQMGRDESLADTGRVLSRYVDAIVWRTFGQERLTELAAHTSIPVVNALSDSFHPCQVLADLLTVREHKGDPAGLTMTYLGDTANNMAHSLALGGATAGMHVRLSGPEGFDPDPEVLSAVRTRAEQTGGSIAVIDDPVAAAAGADVLVTDTWVSMGQEGDGLDRVGPFRPYQINDELLAHAASGAIVLHCLPAHRGEEITDEVIDGPASVVFDEAENRLHAQKALLAWLLRR, encoded by the coding sequence ATGACTGTCCGGCACTTTCTGCGCGACGACGACCTGACTCCCGCCGAGCAGCGGGAGGTGCTCGATCTGGCCGCGGAACTGAAGGCAGATCCGTTCGGCCGCACACCGCTGGCCGGCCCGAGGTCTGTCGGCGTGATCTTCGACAAGAACTCGACCCGGACCCGATTCTCGTTCGAGGTGGGCATCACCCAACTCGGCGGACACGCCGTCGTCGTCGACGGCACCAAAACCCAGATGGGGCGCGACGAGTCACTCGCCGACACCGGCCGGGTGCTCTCCAGGTACGTGGACGCGATCGTGTGGCGGACCTTCGGTCAGGAGCGTCTCACCGAGTTGGCGGCGCACACCTCGATTCCGGTGGTCAACGCACTCTCGGACAGTTTCCACCCGTGTCAGGTGCTCGCCGATCTGCTCACCGTCCGCGAGCACAAGGGCGACCCGGCCGGACTCACCATGACCTACCTCGGCGACACCGCCAACAACATGGCGCACTCACTGGCACTCGGCGGTGCGACCGCGGGCATGCACGTGCGGCTGTCGGGTCCCGAGGGCTTCGACCCCGATCCGGAGGTCCTCTCCGCGGTCCGCACGCGGGCCGAGCAGACCGGCGGCAGCATCGCGGTGATCGACGACCCGGTCGCCGCCGCGGCCGGCGCCGACGTGCTCGTCACCGACACCTGGGTCTCGATGGGGCAGGAGGGCGACGGGCTCGACCGCGTCGGACCGTTCCGGCCGTACCAGATCAACGACGAGCTTCTCGCCCATGCCGCGAGCGGCGCGATCGTGCTGCACTGCCTGCCCGCGCATCGCGGAGAGGAGATCACCGACGAGGTGATCGACGGACCGGCCAGCGTCGTGTTCGACGAGGCCGAGAACCGTCTGCATGCGCAGAAGGCGCTGCTCGCCTGGCTGCTGAGACGATGA
- a CDS encoding acetylornithine transaminase — translation MTAPLQQRWSAALMNNYGTPKVALVRGEGAVVYDADGNEYLDLLGGIAVNALGHANPDLIAAVAQQLGTLGHVSNLYISPVVVELAEKLLDAFGHDGKVFLCNSGTEANEAAFKLARLTGRPEIVATVGGFHGRTMGALAMTGQPAKRGPFEPMPAGVRFVPYGDSAALEAAVTEQTAAVILEPMQGENGVVVPPADYLAAARRITRERGALLMLDEVQTGIGRTGTMFAHQRAAIVPDVMTLAKGLGGGLPIGAVIAAGPAAELFGPGQHGTTFGGNPAAAAAALTVLRYIDEHSLLDHVESVGKALATGIEDLGHPLIAGVRGSGLLLGVVLTEPVSAAVDAAARDRGFLINAPAPDVLRLAPPLILTREQADGFVAALPQILDDATAAAAAEKKDPA, via the coding sequence ATGACCGCCCCGCTGCAGCAGCGCTGGTCCGCTGCGCTGATGAACAACTACGGGACGCCGAAGGTCGCGCTGGTGCGCGGCGAGGGCGCCGTGGTGTACGACGCGGACGGCAACGAGTACCTCGATCTGCTGGGCGGGATCGCGGTCAACGCGCTCGGGCACGCGAACCCGGACCTGATCGCCGCGGTCGCACAGCAGTTGGGCACGCTCGGCCACGTCTCCAATCTGTACATCTCGCCGGTGGTGGTCGAGCTGGCCGAGAAGCTTCTCGATGCCTTCGGACACGACGGCAAGGTGTTCCTGTGCAACTCGGGCACCGAGGCCAACGAGGCGGCGTTCAAGCTGGCGCGGCTGACCGGACGTCCGGAGATCGTCGCGACCGTGGGCGGATTCCACGGCCGGACCATGGGTGCGTTGGCGATGACCGGGCAGCCCGCCAAGCGGGGGCCGTTCGAGCCGATGCCGGCCGGGGTGCGGTTTGTGCCGTACGGCGATTCGGCGGCGCTGGAGGCCGCGGTCACCGAGCAGACCGCCGCGGTGATCCTGGAGCCCATGCAGGGCGAGAACGGCGTCGTCGTCCCGCCCGCCGACTACCTCGCCGCCGCCCGGCGGATCACCCGTGAGCGCGGTGCGCTACTGATGCTCGACGAGGTGCAGACGGGAATCGGCCGCACCGGAACGATGTTCGCCCACCAGCGCGCAGCCATCGTGCCCGACGTGATGACGCTGGCCAAAGGTCTTGGCGGTGGTCTCCCGATCGGTGCGGTGATCGCTGCCGGCCCCGCAGCGGAGCTGTTCGGGCCGGGCCAGCACGGCACCACCTTCGGCGGCAATCCGGCGGCCGCCGCGGCCGCCCTCACGGTGCTGCGGTACATCGACGAGCATTCGCTGCTCGATCACGTCGAATCCGTCGGCAAGGCGCTGGCGACCGGCATCGAAGACCTCGGGCACCCGCTGATCGCCGGTGTGCGGGGGAGTGGGCTGCTGCTCGGCGTGGTGCTGACCGAGCCGGTGTCCGCTGCGGTCGACGCCGCCGCGCGGGACCGCGGGTTCTTGATCAACGCACCCGCCCCGGACGTGCTGCGCCTGGCGCCGCCGCTGATCCTCACCCGAGAGCAAGCCGACGGCTTCGTGGCGGCGCTGCCGCAGATACTCGACGATGCGACCGCCGCGGCAGCGGCCGAGAAGAAGGACCCCGCATGA
- the argB gene encoding acetylglutamate kinase: MSSDILTPLEKASILAESLPALTDLHGRRVVVKYGGNAMVDDELKAAFAADMVLLRACGIHPIVVHGGGPQISAMLTRLGLEGEFRGGFRVTTPEVMDVARMVLFGQVGRELVGLINTYGPYAVGLTGEDAHLFTASRRTALVDGEHVDIGLVGDIASVNTSAVDDLIAAGRIPVISTIAPDADGVVHNINADTAAGAVADALGAQHLVMLTDVEGLYTDWPDRGSLVSEIDADTLAELLPRLDSGMIPKMEACLRAVRGSVAAAHVIDGREPHAVLAALLTSSTAGTTVVGSSLSRATKQPVSKGTS; encoded by the coding sequence ATGAGCTCAGACATCCTCACTCCGCTGGAGAAGGCGAGCATCCTCGCCGAGTCCCTGCCCGCGCTGACCGACCTGCACGGGCGTCGCGTCGTCGTGAAGTACGGCGGCAACGCCATGGTCGACGACGAGCTCAAGGCCGCGTTCGCCGCCGACATGGTGTTGCTCCGCGCTTGCGGGATCCACCCGATCGTCGTGCACGGCGGCGGTCCGCAGATCTCGGCGATGCTCACGCGGTTGGGTCTGGAAGGGGAGTTCCGCGGCGGCTTCCGGGTCACCACCCCCGAGGTGATGGACGTCGCCCGCATGGTGCTGTTCGGCCAGGTCGGTCGCGAGCTCGTCGGCCTGATCAACACCTACGGCCCGTATGCGGTCGGGCTGACCGGCGAGGACGCGCATCTGTTCACGGCGAGCCGGCGCACGGCGCTGGTCGACGGCGAGCACGTCGACATCGGCCTCGTCGGCGACATCGCCTCGGTCAACACGTCCGCCGTCGACGACCTCATCGCCGCGGGACGGATCCCGGTGATCTCCACGATCGCCCCGGACGCCGACGGCGTGGTGCACAACATCAACGCCGACACCGCCGCCGGTGCCGTCGCCGATGCGCTCGGCGCACAGCACCTGGTGATGCTCACCGACGTCGAGGGTTTGTACACCGACTGGCCCGATCGCGGGTCGCTGGTGTCGGAGATCGATGCGGACACCCTCGCCGAACTGCTGCCTCGCCTGGATTCCGGGATGATCCCGAAGATGGAGGCGTGCCTGCGGGCGGTGCGGGGCAGCGTGGCCGCCGCGCACGTGATCGACGGTCGCGAACCGCACGCCGTGCTGGCCGCACTGCTCACCTCGTCCACCGCCGGCACCACCGTCGTCGGCAGCTCTTTGAGCCGGGCGACGAAGCAGCCCGTGTCGAAAGGAACCTCATGA
- the argJ gene encoding bifunctional glutamate N-acetyltransferase/amino-acid acetyltransferase ArgJ yields the protein MMRRQGVTAPLGFRAAGITAGLKPSGKSDLALVFNEGPDLGAAAVFTRNQVKAAPVLWTQEIVKTGRVRAVILNSGGANACTGPGGFQDTHATAEAVADTLSNWGTETGAIEVAVCSTGIIGERLPMDKVLAGVTEIVHEMGGGLEGGTDAAWAIMTTDTVPKQVALHHPGRWNVGGMAKGAGMMAPSLATMLVVLTTDAKVSPEMLDVALRRATALTFDRLDIDGSMSTNDTVLLLSSGASQIEITQAELDAAVYAVCDDLTAQLQNDAEGVTKRASITVTGARSDDDALVIARSVARDSLVKTALFGSDPNWGRVLAAIGVTPVQIDPDRITVSFNGIPVCENGTGIPGARDGVDLSGDRIEVVADVGLGEGEATVRTTDLSHAYVEENSAYTT from the coding sequence ATGATGCGCAGGCAGGGCGTCACCGCGCCGCTCGGGTTCCGCGCCGCGGGCATCACCGCCGGCCTCAAACCGTCGGGCAAATCCGACCTCGCCCTGGTCTTCAACGAGGGCCCCGACCTCGGTGCGGCAGCCGTCTTCACCCGGAACCAGGTCAAGGCCGCACCGGTGCTGTGGACGCAGGAGATCGTCAAGACCGGCCGCGTCCGGGCGGTGATCCTGAACTCCGGCGGGGCCAACGCGTGCACCGGACCGGGAGGCTTCCAGGACACGCACGCCACGGCGGAGGCGGTCGCCGACACGCTGTCGAACTGGGGGACCGAGACCGGTGCGATCGAGGTCGCGGTGTGCTCCACCGGGATCATCGGCGAGCGGCTCCCGATGGACAAGGTCCTCGCCGGCGTCACCGAGATCGTGCACGAGATGGGCGGTGGACTCGAGGGCGGCACCGACGCGGCCTGGGCCATCATGACCACCGACACCGTGCCGAAGCAGGTCGCGCTGCATCATCCGGGCCGCTGGAACGTCGGCGGCATGGCCAAGGGGGCCGGCATGATGGCGCCGTCGCTGGCCACCATGCTGGTGGTGCTGACCACCGATGCCAAAGTCTCGCCCGAGATGCTCGATGTCGCCCTGCGCCGGGCCACCGCGCTCACCTTCGACCGCCTCGACATCGACGGCTCCATGTCCACCAACGACACGGTGCTGCTCCTGTCGTCGGGCGCGAGTCAGATCGAGATCACCCAGGCCGAGCTCGACGCCGCCGTATACGCCGTGTGTGACGACCTCACGGCCCAACTGCAGAACGACGCCGAAGGCGTGACCAAGCGTGCCTCGATCACCGTCACCGGCGCCCGTTCCGACGACGACGCCCTCGTCATCGCCCGGTCCGTCGCTCGCGATTCGCTGGTGAAGACCGCGCTCTTCGGGTCCGACCCGAATTGGGGTCGGGTCCTGGCCGCGATCGGGGTGACCCCGGTTCAGATCGATCCGGATCGGATCACCGTGTCGTTCAACGGGATTCCGGTGTGCGAGAACGGCACCGGCATTCCCGGAGCCCGCGACGGCGTCGACCTGAGCGGAGACCGGATCGAGGTCGTCGCCGATGTGGGACTCGGCGAAGGCGAAGCGACCGTTCGCACCACAGACCTGTCCCATGCCTACGTCGAAGAGAACTCGGCCTACACGACATGA
- the argC gene encoding N-acetyl-gamma-glutamyl-phosphate reductase translates to MHNDCMTTVRIAVAGASGYAGGEILRLLCGHPRLASGELEIGSLTAGGNAGTRLGEHHRHLLPLADRVLEETTPEVLAGHDVVFLGLPHGQSAEIANALPPSTLIVDCGADFRLQDAGEWAHYYGGEHAGAWPYGIPELLVDPSTGRKGRHELSGASRIAVPGCYPTVSILTLAPALAAELVEPRVQVVALTGASGAGKAPKVQFLASEVMGSARAYGVGGVHRHTPEMIQALSAAARQPVEVSFTPVLAPMSRGILATCTARLAGGTTLDQVRAAYTQAYDDEPFVHVLPDGEFPETGAVVGSNAIQIGLAVDERAGLLVAVGAVDNLTKGTGGGAVQSMNLALGWGETEGLSIVGVAP, encoded by the coding sequence ATGCATAATGATTGCATGACGACAGTGCGGATTGCCGTGGCGGGAGCGAGTGGCTATGCGGGCGGCGAGATCCTTCGCCTTCTCTGCGGTCACCCGCGACTGGCCTCCGGAGAGCTCGAGATCGGTTCCCTGACCGCCGGCGGCAATGCCGGAACCCGGCTCGGTGAGCATCATCGCCACCTGCTGCCGCTCGCCGATCGCGTGCTCGAAGAGACCACACCGGAGGTTCTCGCCGGCCACGACGTCGTCTTCCTCGGTCTGCCGCACGGGCAGTCCGCCGAGATCGCCAACGCACTTCCGCCGTCGACCCTGATCGTCGACTGCGGCGCCGACTTCCGGCTGCAGGACGCGGGCGAGTGGGCCCACTACTACGGCGGCGAGCACGCCGGCGCGTGGCCGTACGGCATACCCGAGCTGCTCGTCGATCCGTCGACGGGGCGCAAGGGACGGCACGAGTTGTCCGGCGCCTCCCGGATCGCGGTTCCCGGCTGCTATCCGACGGTTTCGATTCTGACTCTGGCGCCGGCACTGGCCGCGGAACTGGTCGAGCCGCGCGTTCAAGTGGTCGCGCTCACCGGCGCCTCCGGCGCGGGCAAGGCGCCCAAGGTGCAGTTCCTCGCCTCGGAAGTGATGGGGTCGGCGCGGGCCTACGGCGTCGGCGGGGTCCACCGGCACACCCCCGAGATGATCCAGGCGCTGTCGGCGGCCGCGCGGCAGCCCGTCGAGGTCTCGTTCACCCCGGTCCTGGCGCCGATGTCGCGGGGCATTCTCGCGACCTGCACCGCGCGTCTCGCGGGTGGGACGACGCTGGACCAGGTGCGGGCCGCGTACACGCAGGCCTACGACGACGAGCCCTTCGTTCATGTGCTGCCGGACGGTGAGTTTCCCGAGACAGGTGCGGTGGTCGGCAGCAACGCGATCCAGATCGGGCTGGCGGTCGACGAGCGGGCCGGCCTGCTGGTGGCGGTCGGCGCCGTGGACAATCTGACCAAGGGCACCGGCGGGGGTGCCGTGCAATCGATGAACCTGGCCCTGGGCTGGGGCGAGACCGAAGGACTGAGCATCGTGGGAGTGGCGCCGTGA
- a CDS encoding metallophosphoesterase has product MRTFLIPVIGLALVGLLTYWLHRRLVVATGLRGGWARVADGVLVVGAVLGVTAFAVGGALNPAWARPIGFLGFVWWAVLFYLILGVALIGLVSLVIRGIAATRGVESSASRDLRGRWVAWSSAALVVIVAVTVGYGLFEASRPQISEQHVAVSGLPEQFDGMRIALITDLHVGPARGAAFTRKVVDETNAQKPDLIILGGDLADGTIEHVGRDLEPLRDLRAPLGVFGVSGNHEYYADDGGSWLDFWETLGIRPLRNETVAIHRDGATLDLAGVYDATAPDPWEPDPDKALSGRDEGRVLIYLAHQPLQADDVQGRGVDLQLSGHTHGGQLWPFGYAVSVAQPVVTGLKNVGDVPVYVSRGAGAWGPPVRVMAPPEITMITLRRTSTS; this is encoded by the coding sequence ATGCGCACCTTCCTGATCCCGGTCATCGGGCTCGCCCTCGTCGGACTGCTGACGTATTGGCTGCATCGGCGATTGGTGGTGGCCACCGGCCTGCGGGGTGGTTGGGCCCGCGTCGCCGACGGGGTGCTGGTGGTCGGTGCAGTCCTGGGCGTGACTGCCTTTGCCGTCGGCGGCGCCCTGAATCCGGCGTGGGCCCGTCCGATCGGCTTCCTCGGGTTCGTCTGGTGGGCGGTGCTCTTCTACCTCATCCTCGGTGTGGCGCTGATCGGGCTCGTGTCACTGGTCATTCGCGGCATCGCGGCGACTCGCGGCGTCGAGTCGTCGGCGTCGCGCGACCTTCGGGGGCGCTGGGTGGCGTGGTCGTCGGCGGCGCTGGTGGTGATCGTGGCGGTGACCGTCGGCTACGGACTGTTCGAGGCATCTCGCCCGCAGATCAGCGAGCAGCACGTCGCCGTCTCCGGACTGCCCGAGCAGTTCGACGGGATGCGGATCGCGCTGATCACCGACCTCCACGTGGGCCCGGCACGCGGGGCGGCCTTCACCCGCAAAGTGGTCGACGAGACCAACGCACAGAAGCCCGATCTGATCATCCTCGGCGGCGACTTGGCCGACGGGACCATCGAGCACGTGGGTCGTGATCTGGAACCGCTGCGCGACCTGCGGGCGCCCCTCGGCGTCTTCGGCGTGAGCGGCAACCACGAGTACTACGCCGACGACGGCGGATCCTGGCTCGACTTCTGGGAGACGCTCGGCATCCGGCCGCTGCGGAACGAGACGGTGGCGATCCACCGTGACGGGGCGACCCTCGATCTGGCGGGAGTCTACGACGCGACCGCGCCGGATCCGTGGGAGCCTGATCCGGACAAGGCACTGAGCGGTCGCGACGAAGGACGGGTGCTGATCTATCTCGCGCACCAGCCGTTGCAGGCCGACGACGTCCAGGGACGCGGTGTGGATCTGCAGTTGTCCGGCCACACCCATGGCGGCCAGCTGTGGCCGTTCGGTTACGCGGTCTCCGTGGCGCAGCCGGTGGTCACGGGCCTGAAGAATGTCGGGGATGTACCGGTCTACGTCTCCCGGGGCGCCGGCGCGTGGGGTCCGCCGGTCCGCGTGATGGCTCCGCCGGAGATCACGATGATCACGCTGCGGCGGACGTCCACGAGCTGA